Proteins encoded within one genomic window of Streptomyces taklimakanensis:
- a CDS encoding R3H domain-containing nucleic acid-binding protein, protein MTDTTAEGADTLTRLEQEGEIAADYLEGLLDIADLDGDIDMDVEADRAAVSIISDGESRDLQKLVGRDGEVLEALQELTRLAVLRETGDRSRLMLDIAGHRARKREELTELGDRAVREVKRTGEPVKLKPMTPFERKVVHDAVAAAGLHSESEGEEPQRCVVVLP, encoded by the coding sequence GTGACGGACACGACCGCAGAGGGCGCCGACACCCTGACCCGCCTTGAGCAGGAGGGTGAGATCGCGGCCGACTACCTTGAGGGGCTCCTCGACATCGCGGACCTCGACGGCGACATCGACATGGACGTCGAGGCCGACCGTGCCGCCGTGTCGATCATCAGCGATGGCGAGAGCCGGGATCTGCAGAAGCTCGTCGGCAGGGACGGTGAGGTCCTGGAGGCACTCCAGGAGCTGACACGCCTCGCGGTGCTCCGGGAGACCGGGGACCGCAGCCGGCTGATGCTGGACATCGCGGGTCACCGAGCGCGCAAGCGCGAGGAACTGACGGAGCTGGGCGACCGGGCGGTCAGGGAGGTCAAGCGCACCGGCGAACCGGTGAAGCTGAAGCCGATGACGCCCTTCGAGCGCAAGGTCGTACACGATGCGGTGGCCGCGGCCGGACTGCACAGCGAGTCCGAGGGCGAGGAGCCACAGCGCTGCGTGGTCGTGCTGCCGTGA
- a CDS encoding ParA family protein, with protein sequence MAGSSHSEPDVEESEPLRSDGHIAGPMTDPVPGPRSETADVSRETPSETPPPMDVSSGYEADASAPVGRAAQQAVEAMNRAGETLPRPEETRVMVVANQKGGVGKTTTTVNLAASLALHGARVLVIDLDPQGNASTALGIDHHAEVPSIYDVLVDGKPLSDVVQPVREVEGLFCAPATIDLAGAEIELVSLVARESRLQKAIAVYEQPLDYIFIDCPPSLGLLTVNALVAGAEVVIPIQCEYYALEGLGQLLRNVELVKGHLNPKLHVSTILLTMYDGRTRLASQVAEEVRGHFGKEVLRTNIPRSVRISEAPSYGQTVLTYDPGSSGSLSYLEAAREIALRGVRTQQEQHMVEGTQ encoded by the coding sequence ATGGCAGGCTCTTCCCATAGCGAGCCTGATGTCGAGGAGAGTGAACCGTTGCGGTCCGACGGCCATATCGCGGGACCGATGACCGATCCGGTCCCGGGTCCCCGTTCCGAAACGGCGGATGTTTCACGTGAAACGCCGAGTGAGACACCGCCCCCGATGGACGTTTCCTCCGGCTACGAAGCGGATGCCTCCGCCCCGGTCGGACGTGCTGCCCAGCAGGCGGTCGAGGCGATGAACCGTGCCGGTGAGACCCTCCCCAGGCCCGAGGAGACACGGGTGATGGTGGTGGCCAACCAGAAGGGCGGGGTCGGCAAGACCACGACCACGGTGAACCTCGCGGCTTCGCTGGCCCTGCACGGGGCCCGGGTGCTGGTGATCGACCTCGATCCACAGGGAAACGCCTCCACGGCGCTGGGGATAGACCACCATGCCGAGGTGCCGTCGATCTACGACGTCCTGGTGGACGGCAAGCCCCTCTCCGATGTCGTCCAGCCGGTGCGGGAGGTGGAAGGCCTCTTCTGTGCCCCCGCCACGATCGATCTCGCCGGTGCGGAGATCGAACTGGTGTCGCTGGTGGCGCGTGAGAGCCGTCTACAGAAGGCGATCGCGGTCTATGAGCAGCCCCTGGACTACATCTTCATCGACTGTCCGCCCTCGCTCGGCCTGTTGACCGTCAACGCCTTGGTCGCCGGTGCCGAGGTGGTCATTCCGATCCAGTGTGAGTACTACGCGCTGGAGGGGCTTGGACAGCTGTTGCGGAATGTCGAGCTGGTGAAGGGCCACCTCAACCCCAAGCTCCATGTCTCGACGATCCTGCTCACGATGTACGACGGTCGGACGCGGCTGGCCTCCCAGGTGGCGGAGGAGGTACGTGGGCACTTCGGCAAGGAGGTGCTGCGGACCAACATTCCCCGTTCGGTCCGCATCTCGGAAGCGCCCAGTTATGGGCAGACGGTTCTCACCTACGACCCGGGCTCCAGCGGATCGCTCTCCTATCTGGAAGCGGCCCGGGAAATCGCGCTGCGGGGCGTCCGCACGCAGCAGGAACAGCACATGGTGGAGGGGACTCAGTGA
- the yidD gene encoding membrane protein insertion efficiency factor YidD produces the protein MKYPLLWLIKLYQWTISPMLGPVCRYYPSCSRYGYEAIRRHGAVKGTALTAWRILRCNPWSPGGVDHVPARKHPVWHQRLRSRWEHRTQSNAQGA, from the coding sequence GTGAAGTACCCGCTGCTGTGGTTGATCAAGCTGTACCAGTGGACCATCAGCCCGATGCTCGGTCCGGTGTGCAGGTACTACCCGTCGTGTTCGCGCTACGGCTACGAGGCCATCCGTCGGCACGGCGCGGTGAAGGGGACGGCGCTGACCGCTTGGCGCATCCTGCGCTGCAACCCGTGGTCGCCCGGAGGGGTCGACCACGTTCCCGCCCGGAAGCACCCGGTCTGGCATCAGCGACTGCGCAGCCGCTGGGAGCACCGGACCCAGTCCAATGCCCAAGGAGCCTGA
- the rsmG gene encoding 16S rRNA (guanine(527)-N(7))-methyltransferase RsmG — MTEPTSSDLPPAPEVAREVFGERLADASRYAELLAEVGVKRGLIGPREVPRLWERHLLNCAVLSEVVPEGVTVCDVGSGAGLPGIPLALVRPDLRITLLEPLLRRTTFLQEAVELLGLDHVSVVRGRAEEVLGSLPPVHVVTARAVAPLDRLAGWGVPLLRPYGEMLALKGDTAEEELKAARAALQKLGVVESSVLRVGKGLVEQPATVVRAEVGESPGGVRFAAKRAKAARTGRSRGVRRRR, encoded by the coding sequence GTGACGGAGCCCACGTCGTCGGACCTTCCTCCCGCGCCCGAGGTGGCGCGGGAGGTTTTCGGTGAGCGCCTCGCCGATGCGTCCCGCTACGCGGAGCTGCTGGCTGAGGTGGGGGTCAAGCGTGGACTGATCGGGCCGCGCGAGGTGCCGCGGCTCTGGGAGCGCCATCTGCTGAACTGCGCGGTGCTCTCGGAGGTGGTGCCCGAGGGCGTCACGGTCTGTGATGTCGGATCGGGCGCCGGTCTGCCGGGCATTCCGCTCGCACTGGTGCGGCCGGATCTGAGGATCACGCTGCTGGAGCCGTTGCTGCGGCGGACGACCTTCCTCCAGGAGGCCGTGGAACTGTTGGGCCTGGATCATGTCTCCGTGGTGCGGGGCCGGGCCGAGGAGGTCCTCGGTTCGCTTCCGCCGGTGCACGTGGTGACGGCTCGGGCGGTTGCGCCGTTGGATCGGCTCGCGGGGTGGGGTGTACCACTGTTGCGGCCTTACGGCGAGATGCTGGCACTGAAGGGCGACACCGCGGAGGAGGAGCTGAAGGCGGCGCGGGCCGCGCTCCAGAAACTCGGCGTGGTGGAGTCATCGGTGCTCCGAGTCGGCAAGGGACTGGTGGAGCAGCCGGCCACCGTGGTGCGGGCCGAGGTCGGGGAGAGCCCCGGTGGAGTCCGTTTCGCCGCCAAGCGGGCCAAGGCCGCCAGAACCGGTCGCTCCCGAGGGGTGCGCCGTCGGCGGTGA
- a CDS encoding ParB/RepB/Spo0J family partition protein encodes MTERRRGLGRGLGALIPAAPTGTDDTITPVVDENGTLSPTAVPVLTPGRGVAAAKVAALTDDGSASGVSRETETVDRTVTGESAGAHFAEVPIDSITPNPRQPREVFDEDALAELVTSIREVGLLQPVVVRQLGAERYELIMGERRWRACREAGLEKIPAIIRATEDEKLLLDALLENLHRAQLNPLEEAAAYDQLLKDFNCTHDQLADRIGRSRPQVSNTLRLLRLSPSVQRRVAAGVLSAGHARALLSVEDSEEQDKLAHRIVAEGLSVRAVEEIVTLMGAKPKSRARKGPRAGKRVSPALDHLATRLSDRFETRVKVDLGQKKGKIVVEFASMEDLERILSQLAPGENQLLEEQLSKGDDDSGE; translated from the coding sequence GTGACAGAACGGCGTAGAGGGCTGGGTCGAGGGCTCGGTGCACTGATCCCCGCGGCGCCCACGGGAACGGACGACACCATCACCCCGGTGGTGGACGAGAACGGTACGCTCTCTCCCACCGCGGTTCCGGTGTTGACGCCGGGACGCGGGGTGGCGGCGGCCAAGGTGGCGGCTCTGACCGACGACGGATCCGCATCCGGTGTTTCACGTGAAACCGAGACGGTGGACAGAACGGTGACCGGTGAGTCGGCCGGGGCGCACTTCGCCGAGGTGCCGATCGACTCGATCACACCGAACCCCAGGCAGCCCCGGGAAGTCTTCGACGAGGACGCTCTGGCGGAGCTGGTCACCTCCATCCGAGAGGTGGGCCTCCTTCAGCCCGTCGTCGTACGGCAGCTGGGGGCGGAGCGCTATGAGCTCATCATGGGAGAGCGGCGCTGGCGGGCCTGTCGCGAAGCCGGCCTGGAGAAGATCCCGGCGATCATCCGTGCCACGGAGGACGAGAAGCTCCTTCTGGACGCCCTGCTGGAGAACCTGCACCGGGCGCAGTTGAATCCGTTGGAGGAAGCGGCGGCATACGACCAACTGCTGAAGGACTTCAACTGCACTCACGATCAGTTGGCCGACCGTATCGGTCGCTCCCGTCCTCAGGTCTCCAACACACTACGGTTGCTGCGGCTCTCGCCGTCGGTGCAACGGCGAGTGGCTGCCGGAGTGCTGTCGGCAGGGCACGCCCGTGCCCTGCTCTCGGTGGAGGACTCCGAGGAGCAGGACAAGCTCGCTCACCGCATCGTGGCCGAGGGACTCTCGGTGCGGGCGGTCGAGGAGATCGTGACCCTGATGGGGGCAAAGCCGAAGAGCAGGGCACGCAAGGGGCCACGAGCCGGTAAGCGGGTCTCCCCCGCCCTGGACCACCTGGCGACCCGTCTCTCGGACCGCTTCGAGACCCGGGTGAAGGTGGATCTGGGACAGAAGAAGGGGAAGATCGTCGTCGAGTTCGCCTCGATGGAGGATCTGGAGAGAATCCTGAGTCAGCTCGCTCCCGGCGAGAACCAACTGCTGGAGGAGCAGCTCTCCAAGGGAGACGACGACAGCGGCGAGTGA
- the sigM gene encoding RNA polymerase sigma factor SigM, whose protein sequence is MRDGSDDGTEGSRDPGDVRDLDDRELLARHVAGDTSAFGEIVRRHRDRLWAVALRVLGDREEAADAVQDAFVSAYRAAHTFRGRSAVTTWLHRITVNACLDRARKAAGRRTSPVAEPERLERLLEPHESAAVPAERQDLRRQLVAALSELPPEQRAALVLVDMQGYPVAEAARILDVAVGTVKSRCARGRARLLPLVSHLRPQGPAGDSLRETGGRNRTQGTSVPPAREKPGARAVKGGGEHA, encoded by the coding sequence GTGAGGGACGGTTCCGACGACGGCACGGAGGGCTCGCGAGATCCCGGTGACGTCCGCGATCTCGACGACCGGGAACTCCTCGCCCGCCACGTCGCCGGCGACACGAGCGCCTTCGGTGAGATCGTGCGTCGCCACCGCGACCGGCTGTGGGCGGTCGCCCTGCGCGTGCTGGGAGACCGTGAGGAGGCCGCCGATGCCGTCCAGGACGCCTTCGTGTCCGCCTACCGCGCCGCCCACACCTTCCGCGGCCGATCGGCCGTCACCACCTGGCTGCACCGGATCACCGTGAACGCGTGTCTGGACCGTGCCCGCAAGGCCGCCGGCCGCCGCACCTCGCCCGTGGCCGAGCCCGAGCGCCTGGAGCGTTTGCTGGAGCCTCACGAGTCCGCCGCCGTACCGGCCGAGCGCCAGGACCTCCGACGGCAGCTCGTCGCCGCGCTCTCCGAGCTGCCGCCCGAACAACGGGCCGCGCTCGTCCTCGTCGACATGCAGGGGTATCCGGTGGCCGAGGCCGCCCGGATCCTCGATGTCGCCGTCGGAACCGTCAAGAGCCGCTGCGCTCGGGGGCGCGCCCGACTGTTGCCGCTCGTCAGCCATCTGCGCCCTCAGGGACCCGCAGGGGATAGCCTGCGGGAAACAGGGGGAAGGAACCGGACGCAGGGGACGTCCGTCCCACCGGCACGAGAGAAGCCGGGTGCCAGGGCCGTGAAGGGCGGAGGTGAACACGCATGA
- the rnpA gene encoding ribonuclease P protein component, protein MLPTENRLRRREDFAIAVRRGRRAGRPLLVVHLRRGSPRSDSGGRTDPHAAEGVVPPPRAGFVVSKAVGNAVVRNRVKRRLRHLVRDRLALLPPGSLMVIRALPGAGEADHDKLARDLDSALQRLLGGPS, encoded by the coding sequence GTGCTGCCCACCGAGAACCGGCTGAGGCGGCGCGAGGACTTCGCGATCGCGGTACGGCGAGGACGCCGGGCCGGCCGCCCGCTTCTCGTCGTCCATCTGCGCAGGGGGTCCCCCCGGAGCGATTCCGGGGGGCGTACGGACCCGCACGCAGCCGAGGGAGTCGTCCCTCCGCCGCGTGCGGGTTTCGTCGTGAGCAAGGCCGTGGGCAACGCGGTGGTCCGCAACCGTGTGAAGCGGCGGTTGCGTCATCTCGTCCGGGATCGGCTCGCACTCCTGCCGCCCGGTAGCCTGATGGTCATACGGGCGCTGCCCGGTGCGGGCGAGGCGGACCACGACAAGCTGGCCCGTGATCTGGACTCCGCACTGCAGCGGCTGCTTGGAGGGCCGTCGTGA
- the dnaA gene encoding chromosomal replication initiator protein DnaA: MADVPADLAAVWPRVLEQLLADGQGVEAKDQRWLKDCQPLVLVSGTALLGVPNEYAKGVLEGRLSPLITDALSRECRQPIRLAITVTGPAPEPPAPTPPTSHEASQHPQHQQPAPHQQALHYDEPPYDPHGGPQHGEPRHGGPRHGGRRGPQHEEHEELELPNARPAYPDYPRSPRQHQPGAWPRPQDNEPWQPSREPYPSPAPPYEQPSYDGRHHGSPYDQPPVPRYDGSGATGRATTPQLPAPSGAPGPLAAQPAPAPGPGEPTARLNPKYLFDTFVIGASNRFAHAAAVAVAEAPAKAYNPLFIYGESGLGKTHLLHAIGHYARSLYPGTRVRYVSSEEFTNEFINSIRDGKADAFRKRYRDMDILLVDDIQFLASKESTQEEFFHTFNTLHNANKQIVLSSDRPPKQLVTLEDRLRNRFEWGLITDVQPPELETRIAILRKKAVQEQLNAPPEVLEFIASRISRNIRELEGALIRVTAFASLNRQPVDLGLTEIVLKDLIPGGEDTAPEITATNIMAATADYFGLTVEDLCGSSRSRVLVTARQIAMYLCRELTDLSLPKIGAQFGGRDHTTVMHADRKIRALMAERRSIYNQVTELTNRIKNA, translated from the coding sequence GTGGCTGACGTACCTGCCGATCTTGCCGCAGTGTGGCCACGCGTGCTGGAACAGCTCCTCGCCGACGGCCAGGGAGTCGAGGCCAAGGACCAGCGGTGGCTCAAAGACTGCCAGCCCCTGGTGCTGGTGTCCGGCACCGCGCTGCTCGGCGTGCCCAACGAGTACGCCAAGGGTGTCCTGGAAGGTCGTCTCTCCCCCCTGATCACCGATGCCCTCAGCCGCGAGTGCCGGCAGCCCATCCGGCTCGCCATCACCGTGACCGGACCGGCTCCCGAACCGCCGGCGCCCACGCCTCCGACGTCCCACGAGGCATCCCAGCACCCGCAGCACCAGCAGCCCGCGCCGCACCAGCAGGCCCTCCACTACGACGAGCCGCCCTACGACCCCCACGGCGGCCCCCAACACGGCGAACCCCGACACGGAGGTCCACGGCACGGCGGGCGGCGCGGCCCCCAGCACGAGGAGCACGAAGAACTCGAGCTGCCCAACGCGCGCCCCGCCTACCCGGACTACCCGCGCTCCCCCCGGCAGCACCAGCCGGGCGCCTGGCCGCGCCCGCAGGACAACGAACCCTGGCAGCCGTCCCGTGAGCCGTACCCGTCACCGGCTCCACCGTACGAACAGCCCTCCTACGACGGTCGCCACCACGGTTCTCCCTACGACCAGCCGCCGGTGCCGCGCTACGACGGGTCCGGGGCCACGGGCCGCGCGACCACACCCCAACTCCCCGCGCCCAGCGGTGCCCCCGGCCCGCTCGCCGCACAACCGGCGCCCGCTCCCGGACCGGGCGAGCCGACCGCCCGCCTGAATCCCAAGTACCTCTTCGACACCTTCGTCATCGGCGCGTCCAACCGCTTCGCGCACGCCGCCGCGGTGGCCGTCGCGGAGGCTCCGGCGAAGGCCTACAACCCGCTGTTCATCTACGGCGAGTCCGGGCTGGGCAAGACGCACCTGCTGCACGCCATCGGGCACTACGCCCGCAGCCTGTATCCGGGCACCCGGGTGCGGTACGTGAGCTCGGAGGAGTTCACCAACGAGTTCATCAACTCCATCCGCGACGGCAAGGCGGACGCGTTCCGCAAGCGCTACCGCGACATGGACATCCTGCTCGTGGACGACATCCAGTTCCTCGCGAGCAAGGAGTCGACGCAGGAGGAGTTCTTCCACACCTTCAACACCCTCCACAACGCCAACAAGCAGATCGTGCTCTCCTCCGACCGGCCGCCCAAGCAACTGGTCACCCTGGAGGACCGGCTGCGCAACCGCTTCGAGTGGGGGCTGATCACCGACGTCCAGCCGCCCGAGTTGGAGACGCGCATCGCGATCCTGCGGAAGAAGGCCGTCCAGGAGCAGTTGAACGCGCCGCCGGAGGTGCTGGAGTTCATCGCCTCCCGCATCTCGCGCAACATCCGCGAACTGGAGGGCGCGCTGATCCGGGTGACGGCCTTCGCCAGCCTCAACCGGCAGCCCGTCGACCTCGGCCTGACCGAGATCGTCCTGAAGGACCTGATCCCCGGCGGCGAGGACACCGCCCCGGAGATCACCGCCACCAACATCATGGCCGCCACCGCCGACTACTTCGGGCTGACGGTGGAGGACCTGTGCGGCTCCTCGCGCAGCCGTGTCCTGGTCACCGCGCGCCAGATCGCGATGTATCTGTGCCGCGAACTGACCGACCTGTCGCTGCCGAAGATCGGCGCCCAGTTCGGCGGTCGGGACCACACCACCGTCATGCACGCCGACCGCAAGATCCGCGCCCTGATGGCCGAGCGACGCTCCATCTACAACCAGGTCACCGAGCTGACCAACCGCATCAAGAACGCCTGA
- the yidC gene encoding membrane protein insertase YidC produces MDTILGPLYAVVSWTIVQFHKLYSLVFDEDSGWAWGLSIVSLVIVIRIALIPLFVKQIKATRNMQALQPKMKAIQERYKNDRQRQSEEMMKLYKETGTNPLSSCLPILLQSPFFLALYQVLNKIANDQQVGAMDAELVDSARNAHIVGAPIAARFMDSADKVEALHATLTDVRVVTVIMILLMSASQFYTQRQLMTKNVDLTVKTPFMQQQKMLMYVFPIIFAVFGINFPVGVLVYWLTTNVWTLGQQMYIIKRNPTPGSLAYKQRQEKLRAKGKLKEDPAEVQTKKAVEAARANRRQPKRMTKAQRQAAIAQAEAKKAAEAEAEAEEQKPSMTKGSSGGSQAARPGQKAKKKSGQRKGPQRPKHPSKK; encoded by the coding sequence ATCGACACGATCCTCGGTCCTCTCTATGCCGTTGTTTCCTGGACCATCGTCCAGTTCCACAAGCTGTACAGCCTCGTCTTCGACGAGGACAGCGGCTGGGCCTGGGGTCTGTCCATCGTCTCGCTGGTGATCGTGATCCGTATCGCCCTGATCCCGCTCTTCGTGAAGCAGATCAAGGCGACACGGAACATGCAGGCGCTCCAGCCGAAGATGAAGGCGATCCAGGAGCGCTACAAGAACGACCGGCAGCGCCAGTCGGAAGAGATGATGAAGCTGTACAAGGAGACGGGCACCAACCCGCTCTCCAGCTGCCTTCCGATTCTGCTCCAGTCGCCCTTCTTCCTGGCGCTCTACCAGGTACTGAACAAGATCGCCAACGACCAGCAGGTCGGCGCCATGGACGCCGAGCTGGTCGACAGCGCCCGTAACGCGCACATCGTCGGGGCCCCGATCGCGGCCCGGTTCATGGACAGCGCCGACAAGGTCGAAGCGCTGCACGCCACGCTGACCGACGTCCGCGTCGTCACGGTCATCATGATCCTGCTGATGTCGGCGTCGCAGTTCTACACGCAGCGCCAGCTGATGACCAAGAACGTCGACCTGACGGTGAAGACGCCGTTCATGCAGCAGCAGAAGATGCTGATGTACGTCTTCCCGATCATCTTCGCCGTCTTCGGCATCAACTTCCCCGTCGGTGTCCTCGTCTACTGGCTGACCACCAACGTGTGGACCCTCGGGCAGCAGATGTACATCATCAAGCGCAACCCGACCCCGGGCTCGCTGGCCTACAAGCAGCGCCAGGAGAAGCTCCGTGCCAAGGGCAAGCTCAAGGAGGACCCGGCCGAGGTCCAGACGAAGAAGGCCGTGGAGGCCGCCCGCGCCAACCGTAGGCAGCCCAAGCGTATGACCAAGGCCCAGCGTCAGGCGGCCATCGCGCAGGCCGAGGCGAAGAAGGCGGCCGAGGCGGAGGCCGAGGCCGAGGAGCAGAAGCCCTCGATGACCAAGGGCAGCTCCGGGGGCTCCCAGGCGGCGCGTCCCGGTCAGAAGGCGAAGAAGAAGTCCGGGCAGCGCAAGGGCCCGCAGCGTCCCAAGCACCCCTCCAAGAAGTAA
- a CDS encoding GNAT family N-acetyltransferase yields MGRRLVPLTLDNLPDLPKRCRRCVFWELDPVSGEAAVKAGRPELEKEAWISAVLLEWGSCGRIVYIDDVPVGYVLYAPPAYVPRSTAFPTSPVSRDAVQLMTAWLVPGYQGQGLGRVMVQTVAKDVLRRGFKAIEAFGDARWKEPACLLPAEHLLAVGFKTVRPHPSYPRLRLELRTTLSWRQDVEQAIDRLLGAVQKEPALRPL; encoded by the coding sequence ATGGGGCGTCGGCTCGTTCCTCTCACCTTGGACAACCTGCCGGACCTTCCGAAACGCTGCCGCAGGTGTGTCTTCTGGGAGCTGGATCCCGTCAGCGGTGAGGCCGCGGTGAAGGCGGGTCGGCCGGAGCTGGAGAAAGAGGCCTGGATATCGGCGGTCCTGCTGGAGTGGGGGTCCTGCGGGCGGATCGTCTACATCGATGATGTGCCGGTGGGGTATGTGTTGTACGCGCCGCCCGCCTATGTGCCGCGGTCGACCGCGTTTCCCACCAGCCCCGTTTCGCGGGATGCCGTGCAGCTGATGACGGCCTGGCTGGTGCCCGGGTACCAGGGGCAAGGGCTGGGACGGGTGATGGTGCAGACGGTGGCGAAGGACGTACTGCGGCGGGGCTTCAAAGCGATCGAGGCGTTCGGGGATGCGCGCTGGAAGGAGCCCGCCTGCCTGCTTCCCGCAGAGCACCTCCTCGCGGTCGGTTTCAAGACCGTCCGGCCGCACCCCTCCTATCCCCGGTTGAGGCTGGAGCTACGGACCACTCTCTCCTGGCGGCAGGATGTCGAGCAGGCCATCGATCGGTTGCTGGGAGCAGTGCAGAAGGAACCCGCCCTCCGCCCTCTGTGA
- the rpmH gene encoding 50S ribosomal protein L34, producing the protein MSKRTFQPNNRRRAKTHGFRLRMRTRAGRAIIASRRGKGRARLSA; encoded by the coding sequence GTGAGCAAGCGCACCTTCCAGCCGAACAACCGCCGTCGCGCGAAGACCCATGGCTTCCGGCTGCGCATGCGGACGCGTGCCGGTCGCGCGATCATCGCGTCCCGCCGTGGCAAGGGCCGCGCCCGCCTGTCGGCCTGA
- the trxB gene encoding thioredoxin-disulfide reductase, giving the protein MSDVRNVIIIGSGPAGYTAALYTARASLKPLVFEGSVTAGGALMNTTEVENFPGFRDGIMGPDLMENMRAQAERFGAELVADDVTAVDLESEVKSVTDSAGTVHRARAIIIATGSQHRTLGLPKEAELSGRGVSYCATCDGFFFKGQHIAVVGGGDTAMEEATFLSRFAEKVTIVHRRDTLRASKAMQERAFADEKIEFAWNSEVAELHEAGGKLSGLTLRDTVTGATSELPATGLFVAIGHDPRTELFKGTLELDGEGYLKVAAPSTRTNIPGVFAAGDVVDHTYRQAITAAGTGCSAALDAERYLAALVDAPEKHVAEPEKTDEAAAAVL; this is encoded by the coding sequence GTGAGCGACGTCCGCAACGTGATCATCATCGGCTCCGGGCCGGCCGGCTATACCGCAGCGCTCTACACTGCTCGCGCTTCGCTGAAGCCTCTGGTCTTCGAGGGCTCGGTGACCGCCGGTGGCGCGCTGATGAACACCACCGAGGTGGAGAACTTTCCCGGCTTCCGCGACGGCATCATGGGCCCGGACCTGATGGAGAACATGCGCGCCCAGGCCGAGCGCTTCGGCGCCGAGCTGGTCGCCGACGACGTCACCGCCGTGGACCTGGAGAGCGAGGTCAAGTCGGTGACCGACTCCGCCGGCACCGTCCACCGTGCCCGGGCCATCATCATCGCCACCGGATCCCAGCACCGCACGCTCGGTCTGCCGAAGGAGGCCGAGCTGTCCGGGCGCGGCGTGTCCTACTGCGCCACCTGCGACGGTTTCTTCTTCAAGGGCCAGCACATCGCCGTGGTGGGCGGTGGCGACACCGCGATGGAAGAGGCCACCTTCCTCTCGCGGTTCGCCGAGAAGGTGACCATCGTCCACCGCCGCGACACCCTGCGTGCCTCCAAGGCCATGCAGGAGCGGGCCTTCGCCGACGAGAAGATCGAGTTCGCCTGGAACAGCGAGGTCGCCGAGCTCCACGAGGCCGGAGGCAAGCTGTCCGGGCTGACCCTGCGCGACACCGTCACCGGTGCCACCTCCGAGCTGCCGGCGACCGGCCTGTTCGTCGCCATCGGTCACGACCCGCGCACCGAGCTGTTCAAGGGCACCCTGGAGCTGGACGGCGAAGGCTATCTGAAGGTCGCCGCGCCCTCCACCCGGACCAACATCCCCGGCGTCTTCGCCGCCGGCGACGTGGTCGACCACACCTACCGCCAGGCCATCACCGCCGCCGGCACCGGCTGCTCCGCTGCCCTGGACGCCGAGCGCTACCTGGCCGCTCTGGTCGACGCCCCCGAGAAGCACGTCGCCGAGCCGGAGAAGACCGACGAGGCCGCGGCCGCCGTCCTCTGA
- the trxA gene encoding thioredoxin, translating into MAMATVTATDADFEDVVLKSDKPVLVDFWAAWCGPCRQIAPSLEAISEEQADKITVVKLNIDENPATAAKYGIMSIPTMNVYQGGEVVKTIVGAKPKAAIERDLADFIG; encoded by the coding sequence ATTGCCATGGCCACCGTGACCGCCACCGACGCCGACTTCGAGGACGTCGTCCTCAAGAGCGACAAGCCCGTCCTGGTCGACTTCTGGGCGGCCTGGTGTGGTCCGTGCCGTCAGATCGCCCCGTCGCTGGAGGCGATCTCGGAGGAGCAGGCGGACAAGATCACCGTCGTCAAGCTCAACATCGACGAGAACCCGGCCACCGCCGCCAAGTACGGGATCATGTCCATCCCGACGATGAACGTCTACCAGGGCGGCGAGGTCGTCAAGACGATCGTCGGCGCCAAGCCCAAGGCCGCCATCGAGCGCGACCTGGCCGACTTCATCGGCTGA